TCTCCTGATCCCTCAAAAACAAACTTAAGAAACCAGTATCTTCAATATGTCTATTCAAGTCCTGAGCCACACATGGAATACCATTAATTTCCTCAATATCGTCACTTAAATAAGTCGTACCATCCTTGAATTTAAGAATAAATTGCATTATATCACCTCTCTGATATTTTAGTTGAATCAGTACTCTTAACATTATATTCTAGGTCTTTTAAAAAACTCCTGCAAAAATTGATAGATTTTATCAACTTTTAAATATAATTAATATTAATCCAGGGAAAGATTATCATTTAAAATATCAATCTTCTTATCATCTGAAATATTTAGATTTAACGGAGTAATCGAAATAAAGCCATTTTTTATTGCATTTATATCAGCTTTATCATCATCGTAAGATTTATTGCCACCTCTAAACCAAAAATATTTGCCTCCTGCAGGATCAATCCTCTCCTCCACTGAATCTTCATATAAATGAGGAGCTAGAGTAGTAATCTTATAGCCATTATATTTAGAATATTTTAAATCAGGAAAATTAATATTCAAAGGACCATCAAGTAGATTAAGCGTTTCTATAAAATCATCATTACTTAAATAATCAACTAACTTATCAGCCACTGCTGTAAAATTTTTAGATTCATCGATTGAGAGTGAGACAGCAATGGCCTTATAACCCTGTATATAGGCCTCTATTGCCGCTGAGACAGTTCCAGAATAGTAGACGTCATATCCAAGGTTATGGCCATGATTAATGCCTGATATGACAAGATCGGGCTTGAAATCCTCAAAAACCTTAAGAGCAAGTTTAATACAATCAGCTGGAGTACCATTAACCCTATAGGCGTCATTACCTAATCTCTTGCTCACAGTTTTAAATAATCTTAACGGCTTTCTAATAGTAATTGCATGACTGATAGCGCTCCTCTCCTGATCAGGTGCAATTACCTTTAATTGATGACCTGCCTCAATTAAAGCTTCAGCTAAACTATTAATTCCTTCTGCATAGATACCATCGTCATTAACTAATAATATTTTCATAATTGATATCTCCTTTATTTCTATACCATTTTACTTGCTTTTAAAAAAAATATTTGATATACTTCTAGTAATGATTATTGCAAAAGGAGGGGAGAATATTGGGCAAAAAGAAAACCAGGATGACAAAACAGCGAAAAGCTATCCTTGAAACACTTAAAAGTACTGATTGCCATCCAACTGCTGACTGGATTTACAATGAAGTTAAAGATGAGATACCAAATATAAGCCTGGGCACCGTTTATCGTAATCTTAATTTTTTAGCAGAACAGGGAGAAATAAT
The genomic region above belongs to Halonatronomonas betaini and contains:
- the surE gene encoding 5'/3'-nucleotidase SurE, producing the protein MKILLVNDDGIYAEGINSLAEALIEAGHQLKVIAPDQERSAISHAITIRKPLRLFKTVSKRLGNDAYRVNGTPADCIKLALKVFEDFKPDLVISGINHGHNLGYDVYYSGTVSAAIEAYIQGYKAIAVSLSIDESKNFTAVADKLVDYLSNDDFIETLNLLDGPLNINFPDLKYSKYNGYKITTLAPHLYEDSVEERIDPAGGKYFWFRGGNKSYDDDKADINAIKNGFISITPLNLNISDDKKIDILNDNLSLD